The proteins below come from a single Roseiflexus sp. RS-1 genomic window:
- a CDS encoding SURF1 family cytochrome oxidase biogenesis protein, which produces MVRYIFTGKRLIATFLVLIGAVALCGLGMWQLDRHSQRAALNARIAAGLAQPPVALETVDDLQSLDYRPVTARGAFDPTHEVLLRNRSFNGVTGYHVITPLRLSGRNEAVLVDRGWIPLTEASPEARRKFAPPAGEMVVTGIARQPETYVGGPQDPPLSPERPRLDAWFRVDVARIQEQTPYPLLPLFIEVQPIPGAEPTLPQPVPLPELDQGPHLGYAIQWFAFAGILVVGYVVLQRNTLRGEG; this is translated from the coding sequence ATGGTGCGATATATCTTCACCGGAAAGCGTCTGATTGCCACCTTCCTCGTTCTGATCGGCGCAGTGGCGCTGTGTGGATTGGGGATGTGGCAGCTTGACCGTCACTCTCAGCGTGCTGCATTGAATGCGCGCATTGCCGCAGGGCTGGCGCAACCCCCGGTGGCGCTGGAAACGGTGGACGATCTCCAGTCGCTCGACTACCGCCCCGTTACTGCGCGCGGCGCGTTCGACCCGACGCACGAAGTGCTGCTGCGAAACCGTTCGTTCAATGGGGTGACCGGCTATCACGTGATTACGCCGCTGCGCCTGAGCGGTCGAAATGAAGCGGTGCTCGTTGATCGGGGATGGATTCCGTTGACCGAAGCGTCTCCAGAGGCGCGGCGCAAATTTGCTCCCCCTGCCGGCGAGATGGTCGTGACCGGCATTGCCAGACAGCCTGAAACGTATGTCGGCGGACCGCAGGATCCTCCGTTGAGTCCGGAGCGACCACGCCTCGATGCCTGGTTTCGCGTCGATGTTGCGCGGATTCAGGAACAGACGCCTTATCCGCTGCTGCCGCTGTTCATCGAGGTGCAGCCGATCCCCGGCGCAGAACCGACGCTGCCGCAGCCGGTTCCGCTGCCTGAACTCGACCAGGGACCGCACCTGGGATATGCCATTCAGTGGTTCGCATTCGCCGGCATTCTGGTGGTCGGCTATGTTGTGTTGCAGCGGAATACGTTACGGGGCGAAGGGTGA
- a CDS encoding alpha/beta fold hydrolase has translation MEHFTSHDLHLSDVRLHLYRGGHGPAVVLVHGLTDHARYWAPLARALAGEYDVIAYDARGHGLSDPSPNGYHLDLLAADLAALVEALGLMRPAVIGHSMGASTAAIAAATHPGMFRCVILEDPPWRSALPADMPDVTTTRATWREDLLAMKTMDDAALLARCRAESPGWSDEDYALWMESKKAVNPDALDVLPSFVRLWPEDVRRIDCPLLILTGEPERGALFDPGAEQIVRQVRPDVQVVRIPGAGHQVRREGFVAYLNAVKRFLKDAA, from the coding sequence ATGGAACACTTCACTTCGCATGATCTCCACCTCAGCGATGTACGGTTGCATCTCTACCGTGGCGGGCATGGTCCCGCAGTCGTGCTGGTGCACGGGTTGACCGACCATGCGCGCTACTGGGCGCCGCTGGCGCGCGCACTGGCTGGCGAGTACGACGTGATCGCCTACGATGCGCGCGGGCATGGGTTGTCCGATCCTTCGCCCAACGGCTATCACCTCGACCTGCTCGCCGCCGATCTGGCTGCGCTGGTCGAAGCCCTGGGATTGATGCGACCGGCAGTTATCGGGCATTCGATGGGCGCATCGACAGCGGCGATTGCCGCAGCAACCCATCCCGGCATGTTCCGCTGCGTCATTCTGGAAGACCCGCCCTGGCGCAGCGCATTGCCTGCCGATATGCCGGACGTGACGACGACGCGCGCCACGTGGCGAGAAGACCTGCTGGCGATGAAAACGATGGACGATGCAGCGCTGCTGGCGCGGTGTCGCGCCGAGTCGCCGGGGTGGAGCGACGAAGACTACGCACTGTGGATGGAGTCGAAGAAAGCCGTCAACCCCGATGCGCTTGACGTTCTTCCATCGTTTGTGCGTTTGTGGCCCGAAGATGTGCGCCGGATCGACTGTCCGCTGCTGATCCTGACCGGTGAGCCAGAACGGGGGGCGCTTTTTGACCCCGGCGCCGAACAGATCGTCCGGCAGGTGCGTCCTGATGTACAGGTCGTACGCATCCCTGGTGCAGGACATCAGGTGCGCCGGGAAGGGTTTGTTGCGTATCTCAATGCCGTGAAGCGTTTTTTGAAGGATGCGGCGTGA
- a CDS encoding glycosyltransferase family 2 protein, with product MSHPQTQPENATVNAADTLRVSVVIPCYRQAQFLPEAVASVVAQTFTDWEIIIVDDGSPDDTAAVAQRLIAAHPDRRIRLIRQENRGLAEARNAGIRVARAPYILPLDADDMLEPEMLAQTVAALDAHPEVGFVYTDVRRFGAENNILRTRPYSLDHLRFENLMMPATLFRREAWEQVGGFRTFKPVQGYEDRDFWVSLAEAGWEGLHIAQPLLRYRRTAGSMLSTARRYDLELRARIFLDHWRLYEPDALAWARRVTSPAWSVDGKLRSPWHWLLAYLGYLALIRRYYPSLLLSSLVHPLFWRLPISWQGRLRALARLARLQR from the coding sequence ATGTCCCATCCGCAAACACAACCAGAGAACGCAACAGTTAACGCTGCCGACACACTGCGGGTGAGCGTTGTTATTCCGTGCTACCGGCAGGCGCAGTTTCTGCCCGAGGCGGTTGCCAGCGTGGTGGCGCAGACCTTCACCGACTGGGAGATTATCATTGTTGATGATGGCAGCCCCGACGATACGGCAGCGGTTGCGCAGCGCCTGATCGCCGCGCACCCTGATCGCCGCATCCGGTTGATCCGCCAGGAGAATCGTGGTCTGGCGGAGGCGCGCAATGCCGGTATCCGGGTTGCGCGCGCACCCTACATCCTGCCGCTCGATGCAGACGATATGCTTGAACCGGAGATGCTGGCGCAGACGGTCGCGGCGCTCGATGCGCATCCGGAAGTCGGTTTTGTCTATACTGATGTGCGGCGTTTCGGCGCTGAGAACAACATCCTGCGTACACGACCGTACAGCCTGGACCATCTGCGTTTCGAGAACCTGATGATGCCAGCGACCCTGTTTCGGCGTGAGGCGTGGGAACAGGTCGGCGGTTTTCGCACGTTCAAGCCTGTGCAGGGATACGAAGATCGGGATTTCTGGGTCAGTCTGGCGGAAGCCGGTTGGGAGGGGTTGCATATCGCGCAACCATTGCTGCGCTACCGACGCACTGCCGGGAGTATGCTCTCGACTGCCCGGCGCTACGATCTGGAACTGCGCGCGCGGATTTTTCTCGATCACTGGCGCCTGTATGAGCCGGATGCGCTTGCCTGGGCGCGACGAGTCACGTCACCGGCGTGGAGCGTTGATGGGAAATTGCGGTCGCCGTGGCACTGGTTGCTGGCGTATCTGGGGTACCTGGCGCTCATCCGCCGGTATTATCCGTCGCTGTTGCTGTCGTCGCTGGTGCATCCGCTCTTCTGGCGTCTGCCGATTTCGTGGCAGGGGCGTCTGCGTGCGCTGGCGCGTCTGGCGAGGTTGCAGCGGTAG